A genomic stretch from candidate division WOR-3 bacterium includes:
- the pilO gene encoding type 4a pilus biogenesis protein PilO — protein MEFLQRRVLLIGSVILVVIIIFFVIFLYRPHFARRAKIEEQITELKKQLKEYEAMVKDIDRLRKQVVSLEDARAEFMAKVAPRTELLTIVRQLIKLAEPYQLVFVEIHPPGLDTLNYTERPETPVSPVPFVITVQGRYIEIGRFLEKLREFPYYLRTPEFEIIGKDEIRPMVEAKILVNLYASSLITASKL, from the coding sequence ATGGAATTTTTGCAACGACGAGTTTTACTCATCGGTAGCGTGATCTTGGTTGTGATTATAATATTTTTTGTAATATTCTTGTATCGACCTCATTTTGCGCGACGCGCAAAAATTGAAGAACAAATTACTGAACTAAAAAAGCAATTGAAAGAATATGAGGCAATGGTAAAGGATATTGACCGATTACGCAAACAGGTCGTAAGTTTAGAAGATGCCCGCGCAGAATTTATGGCGAAGGTTGCCCCGCGCACAGAATTGCTGACAATCGTGCGCCAATTGATTAAATTGGCCGAACCTTACCAATTAGTATTTGTCGAAATTCATCCTCCGGGCTTAGATACCTTGAATTATACCGAGCGTCCAGAAACACCGGTGTCGCCTGTTCCTTTTGTTATTACGGTCCAAGGACGCTACATTGAAATTGGTCGGTTTTTGGAAAAACTCCGAGAGTTTCCCTATTATCTTCGAACTCCGGAGTTTGAAATTATTGGTAAAGATGAAATTCGTCCAATGGTCGAAGCCAAAATTTTAGTAAATCTGTATGCCTCAAGTTTAATTACTGCAAGCAAGTTATGA
- a CDS encoding AMIN domain-containing protein: MNKKIFIVLFSIFLLFIGKLCFGQTTEAQQELTLKSINYELLLDKVRVTLVCNATPSVSHFTLDEPERIVIDLFNTKPTSDIQDQAVNIFPVRKISVTQWQGTSTITRITIELDNKAEYNLLREKNMVVVDVDVKKQRIVEQPIVDTEKKVSMYVKDADIVDLLRMIGTQFNINIVVSPDVKSSITVRLDSVPVMSAIDALVKAAGCNYVMYESGIMLVKPKGRPVPGEFDSRIFELDYAEATDIKDVLKLVLSDRGTSELIFRRVADGGGSKRTAAILVTDYPEYLEKAAAVIAQLDQPSTQIAIEAKFIETTMSTDNMYGIDWSLRTAVTPEVPRPGEMAMPVRFYELVIGKLSLSQLSLALEIMQSEGKSRLIANPRTITLDNQTAEINMGISVPVRSLRVDPETRERFYVWSERFIPIGLKVTPHATSDGMINMTIEPKVEAIIGYEGTPEDRRPIITRREAKTQVMVKDGEVVVLGGLIKDEESKVRSKVPILGDIPILGKLLFSRTQITKQKSELIIFIIPQIVKT; encoded by the coding sequence ATGAATAAAAAAATATTTATCGTGTTATTTAGCATATTTTTGTTATTTATCGGAAAATTATGCTTCGGGCAAACTACTGAAGCGCAACAAGAATTAACTTTAAAATCAATAAATTATGAATTACTTTTAGATAAAGTTCGAGTCACACTCGTGTGTAATGCAACACCTTCGGTTTCGCATTTTACCTTAGACGAACCAGAGCGGATTGTTATAGATTTATTTAATACTAAACCTACTTCTGATATTCAGGACCAAGCAGTAAATATTTTTCCAGTTCGAAAGATTAGTGTTACCCAATGGCAAGGGACTTCGACAATTACCCGGATAACGATTGAATTGGATAATAAAGCCGAGTATAATCTGCTACGAGAAAAAAATATGGTTGTGGTTGATGTCGATGTAAAAAAGCAACGGATTGTTGAACAACCAATTGTCGATACCGAGAAAAAGGTCTCAATGTATGTAAAAGACGCTGATATTGTTGACTTGTTGCGGATGATTGGCACTCAATTTAATATCAATATCGTGGTATCGCCAGATGTGAAATCTTCAATAACAGTCCGTTTAGATAGCGTACCAGTAATGAGTGCGATTGATGCTTTGGTCAAAGCTGCGGGCTGTAATTATGTGATGTATGAATCAGGTATTATGTTGGTGAAACCCAAGGGCCGACCAGTGCCGGGCGAATTTGATTCGAGAATTTTTGAATTGGATTATGCTGAAGCAACAGATATTAAGGATGTTCTAAAACTTGTCTTGTCTGACCGAGGAACATCAGAACTCATCTTTCGCCGAGTCGCAGACGGTGGCGGTTCGAAAAGAACCGCAGCAATTCTTGTTACCGATTATCCGGAATATCTGGAAAAGGCTGCGGCAGTAATCGCTCAGTTAGACCAACCATCAACGCAAATTGCCATAGAAGCAAAGTTTATTGAAACAACAATGAGCACCGATAATATGTATGGTATTGATTGGTCACTACGAACTGCGGTCACCCCTGAAGTTCCAAGACCCGGCGAAATGGCAATGCCAGTAAGATTTTATGAATTAGTAATAGGAAAACTTTCCTTAAGTCAACTTTCATTGGCATTAGAAATTATGCAGAGCGAAGGTAAATCGAGATTAATTGCTAATCCCCGAACTATTACGCTTGATAATCAAACCGCAGAAATAAATATGGGTATTTCGGTGCCAGTTCGTTCTTTACGAGTTGACCCAGAAACCCGAGAACGATTTTATGTTTGGTCTGAACGATTTATTCCGATAGGTCTAAAAGTCACACCACATGCGACAAGCGACGGTATGATTAATATGACAATTGAACCAAAAGTTGAAGCGATAATTGGTTATGAAGGAACACCAGAAGACCGGCGACCGATTATCACCCGACGCGAAGCCAAAACCCAAGTTATGGTTAAAGATGGTGAAGTTGTTGTGTTAGGTGGATTAATTAAAGATGAAGAGTCAAAAGTGCGAAGTAAAGTACCAATTTTAGGCGATATTCCCATTTTAGGTAAATTATTATTCAGCCGAACCCAAATTACAAAACAAAAGAGCGAACTGATAATTTTTATTATACCGCAAATTGTTAAAACTTAA
- a CDS encoding A24 family peptidase, with the protein MLKFIVLTCLLIVVTFTDLSHQIIPNVISLPGIVIGILFNISNLFNVFISAILGAGILWMFRQAGIWVKKQEMMGWGDIKLAGMIGAFLGIETGLLALFLGVCLGVIIWTLLIIIKVKSRREYIPFGAFLALGSVIAVFFSQQIISWYLNLFRIQRL; encoded by the coding sequence ATGTTGAAGTTCATTGTACTTACTTGTTTGTTAATTGTTGTAACCTTTACCGATTTATCGCATCAAATTATTCCTAATGTAATTTCTTTACCAGGGATAGTTATCGGTATACTTTTTAATATTTCGAATTTATTTAATGTATTTATTAGCGCAATATTAGGTGCTGGTATTCTGTGGATGTTTCGTCAAGCAGGTATTTGGGTTAAGAAACAAGAGATGATGGGGTGGGGCGATATAAAATTGGCAGGAATGATTGGTGCTTTTTTAGGAATTGAGACAGGTCTTTTAGCATTATTTTTAGGAGTCTGTCTGGGCGTTATTATTTGGACCTTGCTTATCATCATAAAGGTTAAATCACGCAGAGAATATATTCCGTTTGGCGCCTTTCTTGCCCTTGGTTCAGTAATTGCGGTTTTTTTTAGTCAACAGATAATATCGTGGTATCTGAACCTATTCAGAATCCAAAGATTATAA
- a CDS encoding GYD domain-containing protein — MPTYILLTKLSPELTKKVKDRFEIGRTWLKQIKEKCPKVKFVAHYALLGPYDFLDIYEAPNEEDAAKVAMISLASGAVQSESWTAIPYKRFLELTKEI; from the coding sequence ATGCCAACTTATATTTTATTAACAAAATTATCACCAGAATTAACTAAAAAAGTCAAAGACCGATTTGAAATCGGCCGAACCTGGCTTAAACAAATTAAAGAGAAATGTCCCAAAGTAAAATTTGTTGCTCATTATGCCTTATTAGGACCTTATGATTTTTTAGATATTTATGAAGCCCCCAATGAAGAAGATGCCGCAAAAGTTGCGATGATTAGTTTGGCTTCAGGTGCTGTCCAATCTGAATCCTGGACTGCAATTCCTTATAAACGATTTCTGGAATTAACAAAAGAAATCTAA
- a CDS encoding flavodoxin family protein: MKKIRILGLVGSPRKRRNTDQLVQKVLDGAKSAGASTTKIYLNDLIIKPCQACDKHPFPQYCFYKDGMTKLYKLFETVDGIVLGTPAYYETISSQTKLMIDRCNCLSKIKKSGSGKLQFIRRIQHRKKGIFIWVADCSQDIKPALASIKFWCQDINLEIIKIIKMTHSDRPDSNKEKLLKVSYDTGKLLTQSIED; this comes from the coding sequence ATGAAAAAAATTCGCATTCTTGGTTTAGTCGGCAGTCCTCGTAAAAGAAGAAATACAGACCAATTGGTACAAAAGGTATTAGATGGCGCAAAATCCGCTGGAGCTAGCACAACCAAAATTTACTTAAATGATTTAATTATTAAGCCCTGCCAAGCCTGTGATAAGCATCCTTTTCCTCAATACTGCTTCTATAAAGACGGCATGACAAAATTATATAAACTGTTTGAGACAGTTGACGGAATCGTTTTGGGGACGCCGGCGTATTATGAGACGATTTCAAGTCAAACTAAATTGATGATTGACCGATGTAATTGCTTATCAAAAATAAAAAAATCTGGTTCTGGTAAATTACAATTTATTCGGCGCATCCAACACCGCAAAAAAGGTATTTTTATTTGGGTGGCTGATTGTTCTCAGGATATAAAACCTGCTTTAGCATCAATTAAGTTTTGGTGTCAGGATATAAATTTAGAAATCATAAAAATAATTAAAATGACCCATTCGGACCGACCGGATAGTAATAAAGAGAAATTATTAAAAGTATCCTATGATACCGGGAAATTATTAACTCAGTCTATTGAAGACTGA
- a CDS encoding slipin family protein, producing MYSIIILVIIILIIISSMIKILREYERGVIFRLGRLIGVKGPGLIILIPFIDRMVKISLRVITLDVPPQDVVTRDNVSVSVNAVAYFRVFNPAKAVVEVEDYRYATSQIAQTTLRSVLGEYELDDLLSKREMINHRLQKIIDEQTDPWGIKVSMVEVKHVDIPETMRRAIARQAEAERERRAKIIHADGEFQAAEKLRDAANVLAQTPVSVQLRFLQTLTEIATEKNSTIIFPIPIDLLTPFIKKDKET from the coding sequence ATGTATTCAATTATTATTTTAGTAATCATTATCTTAATAATCATTTCTTCAATGATAAAAATCTTGCGCGAATATGAACGCGGTGTTATCTTTCGATTAGGTCGACTCATTGGAGTTAAAGGTCCTGGGTTAATTATTCTCATTCCTTTTATTGACCGAATGGTAAAAATCAGTTTACGGGTCATAACCTTAGATGTTCCACCTCAAGATGTTGTCACTCGGGACAATGTTTCCGTAAGTGTGAATGCAGTTGCTTATTTTCGGGTATTTAATCCGGCTAAAGCAGTGGTAGAAGTTGAAGACTATAGATATGCTACATCCCAAATTGCTCAAACAACCCTTCGTAGTGTTTTAGGTGAATATGAATTAGATGACTTATTAAGCAAACGGGAAATGATTAATCATCGCTTACAAAAAATCATTGATGAGCAAACTGACCCTTGGGGAATAAAAGTTTCTATGGTGGAAGTAAAGCATGTTGATATTCCAGAAACAATGCGTCGTGCTATTGCCCGTCAAGCCGAAGCCGAACGCGAGCGCCGGGCAAAAATTATTCATGCCGATGGTGAATTTCAGGCCGCAGAAAAATTACGCGATGCAGCTAATGTTTTAGCCCAAACCCCAGTCTCAGTACAACTTAGATTCCTTCAGACTTTAACTGAAATCGCTACCGAGAAAAACTCAACAATTATCTTTCCCATTCCAATTGACTTATTGACCCCTTTTATTAAGAAAGACAAAGAAACTTAA
- a CDS encoding helix-turn-helix domain-containing protein: protein MNLEKKYYTFKQVSNRTKVSIPTLKFWVKQFRIQLPKNSAGRRIFSEEDIEKILLIKHFRNQEKLTLSGIKRKLATSSEAQPKRKIQETLLWIQKELLLIKNILEQP, encoded by the coding sequence GTATTACACTTTCAAGCAAGTGTCAAATCGCACCAAGGTCTCAATTCCAACCCTAAAATTTTGGGTGAAACAATTTAGAATCCAATTACCCAAAAATTCTGCCGGCCGTCGTATCTTTTCCGAAGAGGACATTGAAAAAATTTTACTAATAAAACATTTCCGCAATCAAGAAAAACTTACACTCTCTGGCATTAAACGCAAATTAGCCACAAGTTCTGAAGCCCAGCCTAAAAGAAAAATTCAAGAAACGCTCTTATGGATTCAAAAAGAATTATTGCTTATCAAAAATATCTTAGAACAGCCTTAA